The DNA window tgccagagaacaaaggaCTCgggtgcctctaattataccaaccgcTCAGATATATTCTTGCCAAAAATCATTTACAAGTTGGGGGGTTAGGATTAATTTACTTATGGATTGATCCGCTTGGCTATTTCTGATGACCTCCTATTTGTAACGGATCGTTTTCTCCGACCGCATCAATTCTCTTGCATGCCACACCAATATATAAAATCTATTACTGCCGCTAAGCAGTCACACACAGTAGCGCTTGTTAATGCAGGAGAAACTAGCTTAGATCTTTTATTTTCCAATGTTATTAACATCTTTGCATATTTTCTTATTCTAAGAGTGAATGCCCCCAACACCGGTTTTTAAGAGAAGCCGTTTTTTTACAGAATAAGCTCTACCACAGCCCATTTTgtaaaaactgatttttaatGTAAGACCCCGTGAAAGACATCAGGACTACCATTCGCCCGCAATCTCAATAAAACATTCACTGCCTCTGTTGCTGACCAGCCCTCTGTCCCAGTGTCTGCTCTGCAGGGCTTGAGTTAAACCTCATGCTCTTCATACTGCAGGAGGGGAGTCAGATACACTGGTCTGATGGTCCGACACCTGGTCTACAAGGCCTACTGGCCACAAGTACAAGTACACTTCACCTTGGCATGTAGCGGTATACAAGCACAACCTGGCTATTAATATGATTTAAATCATATTTAAGAAAAGGcaaaagtaaagatttattaacAGTCATGTTGGGAGAGGAGACTTTCTGTCACCGTTTTGTCAATTACTGCAGTTCAGTTTCTCAAATCCAGTAAATAAAAGGAATGCGACACAAATACATGTCTAGTAAATAAGATGGCTTTTAGACCACAACCTCAGCACTGGAAAAGACTACTATAAAAGTGTACCTGACAATATCACTTTCAGGGAACACTACTTCTCTTGTTGATAGTTTTACATCCCttaactataaaaataaatacattttaaacttcACAGTCCATTTCCGATTCACGTCAtgtactgaaataaaataaaaacatcattttGCGTATGATTGTTGGAACAAGCTACCGAGTCACCTTGACAGATGCCAGCATATCGGCTTCATCAAGAAGCATCCAGCTGTGATCCTCTAATCTATTAAACAAGCTGATGGGCTGAAATTCCACTCATTTGCAGCCTGAGTTGGCTCAGCACTAGTTCTGGATGTGGGCCAAATATAAAGGTTCATGGTTAGTGGGTTGTGTTGATGCGGGGCTGGTCCTAACTTTCACAGTGCAAATGGAGAACGCTGTTACGACATCACATTTACCACTGAAGTGATATCCTGGATATCCCTGTCTACAGAATACAGATTTCACCGGTCCTCTCAATTCACACGCTCCAATGAGAAACCCACTTCAGTAAAAATACCAGGGACCCTCCTCCTCATTCACGCTGTTCTTATGAGGATCACTGGATACTTCTTTCTGTCCAGTGTGAATTCCAGGCAATCTGAATACCTCCCACTGCCTGGAAGTCATCACTCGGGACCCGCCTGCTGCTCACAGCAATGTGAGGCACGTTCAGAGCATCAGAGACTTTGAGAGGAACAGAAAGACAGTGTAGGAATAGatgtgttaaaatatatttttttaagcacATCCAGCATTCGTGATTAATGATGAGAACTGATGAAAAGAATTAATGCTGGTACACCTTACGGGCTGCTGAGAACACGCAAGAAGTGGCCAATCTCGGGAAAAGAGCCACTGGCCAGACTGACATGCCTGAGAGGCTGCCTCACAAATCGAGAGCTCACCTTCTCACCCATCTCACCTTGACAGGTCTTTACTTCCTGGAGTCGTCCTCTCTACCATGTTTGTGAAACCTATCCCATACTTCTCTGGCAAGGACTGGTCATCCAGGTGATTCAGCTGGGTGTCGCTGAGACCAGACAGGAAAAGGCACTTCCCTAaataattaacaataattaataattgcttacacttatatggcgcttttctggacactcaaagctctttacaggtaatggggatcccctccaccaccaccagtgtgcagccccacctggatgatgcaccagtacgctccccacacaccagctctcagtgggaaggagagcagagtgatgaagccagttcagagacggggattattaggaggccatgactggtaaaggccaatgggaaatttggccaggaggccggggttacacccctactcttttcaagaaacaccctgggatttttaatgaccacggagagtcacctttttacaatacagtgtccccgtcactatactggggcattaggacccacacagaacgcagggtgagcgccccctgctggccccactaacacctcttccagcagcagccttagctttcccaggagtatcccatccaggtactgaccaggctcacacctacagagcttcagtgggttacgaGTTGTGAGTTTCAGGGTAATATGGCTGCTAAATGAAAGCAGACATTTAATAGCAAGCTTTATAAACACTCTTGTAATTAAAAGATTATCTTAACTATCCACACATTGTATTTATCCAATACCATACATTTGATTTAGCTCTTCTTCCTAACATgttgcataaaatattttctttgtgtcTTAATCCCTCACACTCAGGACATGGGTATTGCCAATGTCTTAGCTGGTAAACTGTTTaaagacttttcaaacagcaaacTCTGAAGTTCATCTCATTAGAGTCAAACCTGGTCTAACAGCTACAAAACCAACCCAAACCAAGGTCTGCATGCAATAATCCCAAACAAAATACATACtttatattcattcagtttgcATTAAATGCAACACAAAACAGGCTTAAATACACTGAAATGACAatgtcaaaacatttaaaaatgagatcACCTTAGATCACATAGATCTGATCTATAATCTTCTGACCAACAGAGTATTTTCCATCTCCATTTGATGTGTAATTGACAAATTTTTGGGCATAAGTGGAAAGGGTAAAGCATTGTAGCACATGTTTTACGCTGGAATACTCTAAACCTGGAGTAAAGGCAGGCCTGGCACTTGGATGAGCCTGCTGCCTGTGTGGACTGCAGCACTGCCTGCAACAGGCGTTTAACAGGACCGGCAAACAACGTACTGCAAGAACAGCACAAAGCACAAAGACAGTGCTGAATAAAGATACTTTTCACACAACTTACAAAAATGGTTTCCAGGGCCAGGGTAATGATGGCCCTTATAAGCTGCCATCAGTCCTGGGTTAATACCAATCTGTATatggaaaataagaaaaacagagcACTCACTAACAAACACGaatacaaacattttactgGTCAATCAGCAAACATGTTATTCATTGTTCTGCACTGTTAATTAGTCCGTCACTGACTGCATGCTGTCATTGATAATGTGTTAACATCAATACTGTGCAAGATCAGCTACTCTGCCTAAATTCAATTGTAATTCAAGATCAATGGATTAATTCCTTTGAGCTTTTCCATACGGCAGCACTTTCCAGAAACGAGTTGGGTGCAAAACGCGAACCCCGTCTGCGGTCACTCACGATGACGATGTCGAGATTGAAGGTCAGGATGTCGGGCAGTGTCTTGGTCATGAGCTCCGCCTCCGAGACGCCATTGAAGCGGTCCACTTTCCTCTTGACCTTCTTGAAGGCGTCTGAGATCTTCTCCTGCTTGCCGCCCGCGGAGCCCTCCGCCGTCTTCGCCTTCTTGGCTCCAGGCTTCTTCGGGTCCTTGCCCGGGGGTCTCCCTCGCTTGCCCTTTGTGGGGGCTGAAGGCAGAGAAGGACCACGCCATTTTGTTACTGCGTTTCCCACCATTGTTACCGGAGGAACTCAGCTCCCCACGATCCCTCTGTTGTGGTTCCACAACATTCAGCAATGGGGCCAGCCATAAACGTTGGCTGCCCCTTATCAGAAGCAAACTTGAAAGCCCCACTTGTGGACATTGTGGCAAAACGACCTAGTGGCAGCACCAAACCCTCCATTGCCATCAgtactgcctgtgtgtctctctctccgcaAGCCACGTTAGCTCTACATCCTTCATACGCATTGGTACGCCCTTACTATCGCTCTCTCCCTGCCCAGTATCAGCTACAAAGCCTCCATTTCCATTAATACTGCTTCTAtgtctctttctctcccccCCAACCAGTTTCTGCTCCTGCCCTTCTTGCCCATTAGTACTGATTctagatctctctctctcccctccgaTTCCACAACATCAGCAACAGGCACCGCCATGAACACGGGCTGCCCACGTCGGAGGCAAACTTGAGAGCCCCACTCGTGGACACTGTGGCAAAACACTCCCTCGTACGAAACCTGCACACGGCAGGGTGAGCTTCCTGCAGCGACGAACACAGCATTTTCACATGCAGCCTAATCGCTTTCTGTGCTTCAGCGCAAGCACCGGCTTTTCCGGCCGATCGATGCGAACCCCGCCGCGTCCTCAGCCCAGTACCTTGCACGGGGGCCGGAGGGGGCTCCTGATGGACGCTCGGCTCGTGCGCCTCCATCTCCTCCCTGGTGCCGTCTACGAAGGGGGGCACGGTGGACATCTGGTGATACTGGGCTGCCTGGAGGGCCTGGATCTGCTGAGTGGACTGAAACCTTCAAACAAACAAGAAgcgaaaacaaacaaaatgcataAATACGAGGGAACTTGACGTGATGTCAGCTTCTGTAAGACGCACACTGGAGAGACCACGcttatattttctctgtacaGAAAAGagactgaataataataataataaactttattttatatagcgcctttaaaggtggcttctcaaagcgctttacaggatgacaataacaataaataagaagactacaacaataaataagaaaatttcacaataaATGTCTGCTGCAGCTGTTGCTACACTCCGCAGAACTAGACACCCAGACATctgaatgtaaaataaattaattaataaaatcattCATCCTTCTACAGACTGCAGCTCCTTGACTGAATTTGCTTTGTGAATACATACATAAAAATTTGCAAGGAACAATCCTGTACATGCAATATTAAGCTTTCTTGTCCAGGTGGTACAAAAGAATATCACTTGTACTTAAAGACCTAAGGAAAGTTATTCACAAACCTGACCGGGATATTTCAAATGACTCCTTGAGACAATCACAAAAAAGGAGAATAAACCACAGCCAGTGAACTACAGAAGCAGGCTTGAACAACTGGTATGCATTGTAAATAAATGGCATACATTCAAGGAATGAAGCTCCTCCCATCTTTATCAATGATCGACATCAGTGTGTTCTAGTCCTGATGCTCTCATGTTCTCAGGCTTTCCCTCCACTGATCTGGCTCATTAAGCCTTTAAAGGGAACTGCTCTCTTGTACTTGTATAGCATTTTTAGTTCTTAAATAAAATGAGGTGAGAAATTAGCATGTAACCGGTCCTAGTAGGTGGGGTTTCAGCACTCCTCTTAGGTTTACTGTTTCCCTGACTTGAAGAACTGAACCAATGGGCCCAAGCAGCACTGAGAACTGTCTATAAGAGTGTAACTCTTACCTGTGACTGCAAGGCTTTAACTGATATGAATCGTTCAGAAAGCTACTGGGGAGCAACAACTGAATCCTGATCACTAGATTCCTTTAAAAATGATAGCTTATAAAAATTTTTTCGTAAAGCTACATCCTGAGTGCAATATAACAATCAATTTTCTCAACTAAGCTTTCAATAACTTATTAGGAAGTAAGCTGAAAAACCAGAGGAGACAGAAGAGTCTAAGACCAGGCCTGGAAAACTAATCCAGACTGCTGCACAATTTTTTCAGCTTGCTGGGTTTTCAGACGATACTAGAACAGGTGATGTTGCATTTAGTGTTAACAGAATAAATTCAGGACTGGGCAGACAAGTGACAAATGAAACAAAGTGGATATGTGCAAGGTAATACAGAACATGCAGGAAACACAAATGTAAAATTCAAATATCAGATGGATGATACTTGAACCCAAAGAAGTAATTGAAGTGAGAAAGACTTTGTACACccgctttttttttaacttgaccAGGAGTTGAAACTACTGGTCTTGGACAGTTGGTGTCTCTCTGCAGTTTTTCGGTACATCTGCACTCTTGGTCTGACCCAGCTCATTTAATTGGAGCAAAGTTATCAGTTTGTCCACGCTCCTCAGCTTTGGGCTCTGGAGCCCCAGACATCCTGCAGACTCACAAGTCCTCCAGAATCGAGGATAGTGTAGGGAAGCAATAACAAAGACTAACAAAATACACAGATGTGTTGTTAAGAGTGTGGGGTTACATCGTGTCAAGTTACATTCAAAATAGAACTAATGAGTGTTCAATTagttcagttttggtcaccacgtTATGAAAAAGACACTGCTGCTCTAGAGATAATACAAGAGCAACCAGATGTATTCCTGGCCTTAATGGAACATCACACTGAGACTAAGGGAGCCAAATGTTTTGTCTTGGAACATAGAAGACAATGAGGGGCTTCATGCATGTATTCAGAACCCTGAATACAAGGGATTTCATTCGAATGAGCCACACAGCAATACAGGGACTCTGGGACTCAAATGAAAATGAGGTTTAGGGCCTGAAAACAGGAGAAACCTCTTGACACAGACAGAGGACTGTGGGAACCTGAAACCTACTTCTGGGACTAGTGACTGAAACCGACTCCAAGGGGCCTTCAAGAAAGAGTTCAGGCTCCTCCCATATTACAGTACTGTGGCCATGAGACCACTAGTCTGTAACCTTTCACAATGGGTAAAGAAAAAAGTTGGATACTTGGGAAAACGTGCAAATGTGTCTTCCACAATCACACAAAACACACTCAACCACACAGTGAGCCACATCAGGTATGAATCCTGAGTGATCTCAGTGTGAACAGCACACATCCGCAATCTATCAGCTTGCGTTTCTCCTACAGTCCACTGAATCAGGGGTGGAGCGGTGTCACTGTAGGTCAGGATCTACACCtgcggctggaaggttgccggttcaaattccttggccagcagaggaatcctactccgttgggcccctgagcgaggccctaaACCCCAACGGCTCCAAGGGCGCCATAgaaatgactgaccctgcgctctgacccccagcttctctccctgtctgtgtgtctcatggagagcaagctggggtctgcgaaaagacaaattcctaatgcaagaaattgtatatggccaataaagtgatcttatcttatcatcAGACTCGATGTAGCCATCCAGTCACTCACAGAAGACGCTGTTGAACTCCAGCAGAACTCAGTGTGGTGCGTGTTTACCAGCCAGTGGACGCGTTTCCACTGATCAAATGGCAAGATGTATGGAGGGCAGCGCACCACGCCAGTGAAAACATCTGTATTTCATCATTAATTCCATGAGCAGCTGGACCGGACCACGCGGACCTGAGCACTAAACTCAGGTAAGTTTCTATGCTGTCCTCGTCTTTCACGTATCCGTCTGCTTAACAGCAGAAAGAGGTTTAACCCGCTGTGCCAGCAGGGCAGAGAGAGTCTACCGGCTGACCGCACGATGACTCCGGGCGGTCAAAGTGTTTTCGGCCACCGAGGCGAATTTGCGCCACCTTAACTGCAACACAGCGGGGTGACTTTTCACGCCGGCTCCGCCGAGGCTGTTACAGTTATGAGAAGAGAGAGTGAAGAAAAGGCAATCAAACTCGTCTGGATGGACGTGTAGGGGACAGACTCACCAGTGCTGTAGGTACTCCGTAGGCACCGTCAAAGACGCGTACTGCTTTTCTTCCATCTTTACGTTGGACTTACTTaaacagattaataataatgacagCAGCAAGcagaaacgtgtattttaaaaactgacaCGTCCCCCCCAGTCTTAGTCATAAGGACTTCAGCTACTTCACAAAACCACCGTACCGACGTTTAACATCGAGACTGTCGATCTTCAGCGCTCACGGTGACAGCAGTTAAAACTATAGCAATACTAATCTAAAATtacattcccccctcccaccacctTTCAAAATTCGGATCTAAAACTCACTACAGAAAAGCTCGCCATGGCCTAGCTACACAGGAAGCAGAAGATATGTTACGCTTAGGAAAACAGCCCGCTTTCATCCACAAAGTATTGCGCTGAGCGCATGCATAACATACCTGCTTCAAGTGACGTGAGAAAATGGGATTCCTTCGTTAAAAACCACAGATTGTGCTCAATTAAAAAGCCCGAACCGAGCGCGAATTACCGCAGACAACAAAGACTTGGAGCGAGCCTGCACCGCGCAGCCGTCACCCCTGACACCGGGTCAGACCAACTCCCACACGGTGGGGGGATCGGGCTCTCCCTCCTATCTCTCTCCCGGGCGACATGGGCTACTCCAGGCAAAAACAATCATCCAGGTACTAAAGATcctctattttattttattttatacagtttatttttaacagataaCTACGTTTTTCTTGAGGTGCTATTAACAAGATTtaatgaccccccccccccccttcattcCCTGTTCTTTGTCATTGTAGTCGTAAGACATTTGAACTCCGGCGCTCCTAGCGATTGGCTGAGAAGAGAACACGTGCAGCGAGACGCGTCATCCTTTCCCTACCCGAATTCATGTCGTGGCACACCCGTTTTGGAG is part of the Lepisosteus oculatus isolate fLepOcu1 chromosome 7, fLepOcu1.hap2, whole genome shotgun sequence genome and encodes:
- the LOC102682644 gene encoding G/T mismatch-specific thymine DNA glycosylase isoform X1; the protein is MEEKQYASLTVPTEYLQHWFQSTQQIQALQAAQYHQMSTVPPFVDGTREEMEAHEPSVHQEPPPAPVQAPTKGKRGRPPGKDPKKPGAKKAKTAEGSAGGKQEKISDAFKKVKRKVDRFNGVSEAELMTKTLPDILTFNLDIVIIGINPGLMAAYKGHHYPGPGNHFWKCLFLSGLSDTQLNHLDDQSLPEKYGIGFTNMVERTTPGSKDLSSKEFREGGRILVEKLKKYKPLVAAFNGKCIYEIFSKEIFGFKIKKFEFGLQPHKIPETETVCYVMPSSSARCAQFPRAQDKVHYYIKLKDLRDQLKGVSVPEEVQETEYTFDLEKAKEDAKKMAIKEEQYDPGYEAAFGGAYGEVGPESNGHCNFSSVGPEAASGGAVPALAVGQLPDGQWMTQSFADQIPDIGGCGAPQPRGAEAVQ